A part of Desertifilum tharense IPPAS B-1220 genomic DNA contains:
- a CDS encoding DoxX family protein, whose amino-acid sequence MSSPRRKEILRGVLAVAIIIVGITHFLRPEQYAKIVPPPYPPLASVYLSGFFEILGGIGLTVPFVSVAAAWGLIALFIAVFPANIYMTLHNIPIEGIPHSQLLYILRLPFQIVLIAWAYWYTRNPETQLGTSEAKEKAESLTQQ is encoded by the coding sequence ATGAGTTCCCCTCGCCGTAAAGAAATTCTACGCGGAGTTTTGGCTGTCGCCATCATCATTGTCGGCATCACCCACTTCCTCAGACCCGAACAATATGCCAAAATTGTCCCGCCACCTTATCCCCCGCTGGCTTCCGTTTACCTCAGCGGCTTTTTTGAGATTTTAGGGGGAATTGGCTTAACTGTACCTTTTGTCAGCGTCGCAGCAGCTTGGGGTCTAATTGCTCTATTTATCGCCGTATTTCCAGCCAATATCTACATGACGCTGCACAATATCCCCATTGAAGGCATCCCCCACAGTCAACTGCTGTATATCCTCAGACTTCCCTTTCAAATCGTGTTAATTGCCTGGGCTTACTGGTATACTCGCAATCCAGAAACGCAACTAGGAACCTCAGAAGCCAAGGAAAAGGCAGAATCTTTAACGCAACAGTAG